The following are from one region of the Quercus robur chromosome 1, dhQueRobu3.1, whole genome shotgun sequence genome:
- the LOC126712886 gene encoding uncharacterized protein LOC126712886, whose product MEADALTKAASTGEPMDEFDKIQYMPSIDLPEVHQIGGEENWMTPIVIYLKDGRLPEDKDEARKLRIRASKYVLIDEVLYKRGFSQPYLRYFAPDESNYVLREIHEGACRNHSEARALVHKVIRAGYYWPTIQQTQRLMSRCVTNVNALAIFPRDH is encoded by the coding sequence ATGGAAGCAGATGCTTTGACGAAAGCAGCCTCAACAGGGGAGCCCATGGACGAGTTTGACAAAATCCAGTACATGCCAAGCATAGATCTACCTGAGGTACATCAAATTGGAGGagaagaaaattggatgactccAATAGTCATCTACCTCAAGGACGGAAGGCTTCCAGAGGACAAGGATGAGGCCAGGAAGTTAAGGATTAGAGCTTCCAAGTATGTTCTCATAGACGAGGTGTTGTACAAACGGGGTTTCTCTCAGCCCTACTTAAGGTACTTTGCCCCGGATGAGTCGAACTATGTATTGAGAGAGATTCATGAAGGGGCATGTAGGAATCATTCAGAAGCAAGAGCATTGGTTCATAAGGTCATCCGTgcaggatattactggccaactaTTCAACAGACGCAAAGGCTTATGTCAAGGTGTGTGACCAATGTCAACGCTTTAGCAATATTCCCAAGAGACCATTAG